From a region of the Haematobia irritans isolate KBUSLIRL chromosome 4, ASM5000362v1, whole genome shotgun sequence genome:
- the LOC142236052 gene encoding uncharacterized protein LOC142236052 isoform X2 — protein MKGFKIIKTLFEEKKEALCLCFDGEDNYNIFINEAKKIYNMPSDVSIDIFSNDFRINPGIFSHAVEQYIGSPDFFLVLKLSDVASEPLVLDDCELDVVSNEEIYLSSCSPSSGCHQNQHPLCSSHSDAIRSVSIGGAEFSNFTESNTFFAGVENVPLLPTVQEIKKIRNIQLLMQLKVLENKERTQIAKTIVGYILHNNSSRLLHREDFLQLSQFIVEIFPSEIKESYYVPFQKGHLAKGKLYDAYNNMRTKLSAAGIIKRRIHTRTPKEKPVTSTKSDGIDVDDLRILQIQNSQWAKVLEIWKKSHLVRQNELKNTNMSTYDYMEKYKVLCNERSYDLIEIDFKRLYPQSKGVNDWRIYYPKIISKATKVREHSIQKILTIINKTLDEETKYALALMVVPYLLPTARHNSKLEVQESFIIYSENILQADDETRNNHKRRKLETQPLIHFVGDTTNAISLCYVDLAGIRLKFKDPLKAFEVCFQSFMAMNIKYPTECTHVWTFFQKLIFEVDTIWDLTLPSVSTLINELKS, from the exons ATGAAAGGTTTTAAGATAATTAAAACCTTATTTGAAGAAAAGAAGGAAGCACTTTGTTTGTGCTTCGATGGGGAAGAcaattataatatatttataaatgaaG caaagaaaatatataatatgccgAGCGACGTTTCCATTGACATCTTTTCAAACGATTTCAGAATAAATCCGGGTATATTCTCCCATGCGGTGGAACAATATATCGGATCTCCCGACTTTTTCTTGGTTTTAAAATTATCTG atgtTGCTAGTGAGCCTTTAGTATTAGACGATTGTGAACTTGATGTGGTATCCAATGAAGAAATTTACTTAAGTTCATGCTCACCATCAAGTGGATGTCATCAAAACCAACACCCATTATGTTCGTCGCATAGTGACGCAATTCGTTCTGTGTCTATAGGTGGAGCagagttttcaaattttacagAAAGCAACACATTTTTTGCAGGAGTCGAAAATGTCCCATTGCTGCCGACTGTTCAA gAAATTAAGAAGATTAGGAATATTCAGCTTTTAATGCAATTGAAAGTGTTGGAAAATAAGGAAAGGACTCAAATTGCAAAAACAATTGTAGGTTATATCCTGCATAATAATTCCAGCCGGCT atTACATAGAGAGGATTTTTTACAATTATCCCAATTCATTGTTGAAATATTTCCCTCTGAAATAAAAGAAAGCTATTACGTTCCATTTCAAAAAGGCCACCTAGCAAAGGGCAAATTATACGATGCTTACAACAATATGAGGACAAAGTTAAGTGCTGCCGGCATTATTAAGAGGCGCATTCACACAAGGACTCCCAAAGAAA aaccTGTTACCTCTACTAAAAGTGATGGAATTGATGTCGATGATCTTCGTATTCTCCAAATACAAAATTCACAATGGGCAAAAGTTTTGGAAATATGGAAAAAGTCACATTTAGTACGACAAAACGAATTGAAAAACACGAATATGTCCACATATGATTATATGGAGAAATACAAAGTTCTTTGCAACGAAAGGAGCTATGATTTG ATTGAAATAGACTTCAAAAGATTATATCCGCAGTCAAAGGGAGTTAATGATTGGAGGATTTACTACCCCAAAATAATTTCCAAAGCAACAAAAGTAAGGGAGCACagcattcaaaaaattttaactatcaTAAACAAAACATTAGACGAAG AAACAAAATACGCCCTTGCCCTCATGGTTGTACCTTATCTTTTGCCAACAGCACGACATAACTCCAAATTAGAAGTTCAAGAATCGTTTATCATCTATAGTGAA AATATATTGCAAGCAGATGACGAAACCAGAAATAACCATAAACGTAGGAAATTGGAAACCCAACCGTTAATACACTTCGTTGGAGATACTACAAACGCAATATCCCTCTGCTACGTTGATTTGGCTGGAATAAGATTGAAATTTAAGGACCCTTTGAAAGCATTTGAAGTGTGTTTCCAGAGTTTCATGgctatgaatataaaatatcCTACAGAATGTACCCACGTGtggacatttttccaaaaacttatttttgaagTCGACACAATTTGGGATTTAACATTACCATCCGTGAGTACACTCATTAATGAACTGAAGTCATAA
- the LOC142236052 gene encoding uncharacterized protein LOC142236052 isoform X1, with protein MKGFKIIKTLFEEKKEALCLCFDGEDNYNIFINEAKKIYNMPSDVSIDIFSNDFRINPGIFSHAVEQYIGSPDFFLVLKLSAPNFLIDVASEPLVLDDCELDVVSNEEIYLSSCSPSSGCHQNQHPLCSSHSDAIRSVSIGGAEFSNFTESNTFFAGVENVPLLPTVQEIKKIRNIQLLMQLKVLENKERTQIAKTIVGYILHNNSSRLLHREDFLQLSQFIVEIFPSEIKESYYVPFQKGHLAKGKLYDAYNNMRTKLSAAGIIKRRIHTRTPKEKPVTSTKSDGIDVDDLRILQIQNSQWAKVLEIWKKSHLVRQNELKNTNMSTYDYMEKYKVLCNERSYDLIEIDFKRLYPQSKGVNDWRIYYPKIISKATKVREHSIQKILTIINKTLDEETKYALALMVVPYLLPTARHNSKLEVQESFIIYSENILQADDETRNNHKRRKLETQPLIHFVGDTTNAISLCYVDLAGIRLKFKDPLKAFEVCFQSFMAMNIKYPTECTHVWTFFQKLIFEVDTIWDLTLPSVSTLINELKS; from the exons ATGAAAGGTTTTAAGATAATTAAAACCTTATTTGAAGAAAAGAAGGAAGCACTTTGTTTGTGCTTCGATGGGGAAGAcaattataatatatttataaatgaaG caaagaaaatatataatatgccgAGCGACGTTTCCATTGACATCTTTTCAAACGATTTCAGAATAAATCCGGGTATATTCTCCCATGCGGTGGAACAATATATCGGATCTCCCGACTTTTTCTTGGTTTTAAAATTATCTG ctccaaattttttaatagatgtTGCTAGTGAGCCTTTAGTATTAGACGATTGTGAACTTGATGTGGTATCCAATGAAGAAATTTACTTAAGTTCATGCTCACCATCAAGTGGATGTCATCAAAACCAACACCCATTATGTTCGTCGCATAGTGACGCAATTCGTTCTGTGTCTATAGGTGGAGCagagttttcaaattttacagAAAGCAACACATTTTTTGCAGGAGTCGAAAATGTCCCATTGCTGCCGACTGTTCAA gAAATTAAGAAGATTAGGAATATTCAGCTTTTAATGCAATTGAAAGTGTTGGAAAATAAGGAAAGGACTCAAATTGCAAAAACAATTGTAGGTTATATCCTGCATAATAATTCCAGCCGGCT atTACATAGAGAGGATTTTTTACAATTATCCCAATTCATTGTTGAAATATTTCCCTCTGAAATAAAAGAAAGCTATTACGTTCCATTTCAAAAAGGCCACCTAGCAAAGGGCAAATTATACGATGCTTACAACAATATGAGGACAAAGTTAAGTGCTGCCGGCATTATTAAGAGGCGCATTCACACAAGGACTCCCAAAGAAA aaccTGTTACCTCTACTAAAAGTGATGGAATTGATGTCGATGATCTTCGTATTCTCCAAATACAAAATTCACAATGGGCAAAAGTTTTGGAAATATGGAAAAAGTCACATTTAGTACGACAAAACGAATTGAAAAACACGAATATGTCCACATATGATTATATGGAGAAATACAAAGTTCTTTGCAACGAAAGGAGCTATGATTTG ATTGAAATAGACTTCAAAAGATTATATCCGCAGTCAAAGGGAGTTAATGATTGGAGGATTTACTACCCCAAAATAATTTCCAAAGCAACAAAAGTAAGGGAGCACagcattcaaaaaattttaactatcaTAAACAAAACATTAGACGAAG AAACAAAATACGCCCTTGCCCTCATGGTTGTACCTTATCTTTTGCCAACAGCACGACATAACTCCAAATTAGAAGTTCAAGAATCGTTTATCATCTATAGTGAA AATATATTGCAAGCAGATGACGAAACCAGAAATAACCATAAACGTAGGAAATTGGAAACCCAACCGTTAATACACTTCGTTGGAGATACTACAAACGCAATATCCCTCTGCTACGTTGATTTGGCTGGAATAAGATTGAAATTTAAGGACCCTTTGAAAGCATTTGAAGTGTGTTTCCAGAGTTTCATGgctatgaatataaaatatcCTACAGAATGTACCCACGTGtggacatttttccaaaaacttatttttgaagTCGACACAATTTGGGATTTAACATTACCATCCGTGAGTACACTCATTAATGAACTGAAGTCATAA
- the LOC142236052 gene encoding uncharacterized protein LOC142236052 isoform X3 encodes MPSDVSIDIFSNDFRINPGIFSHAVEQYIGSPDFFLVLKLSAPNFLIDVASEPLVLDDCELDVVSNEEIYLSSCSPSSGCHQNQHPLCSSHSDAIRSVSIGGAEFSNFTESNTFFAGVENVPLLPTVQEIKKIRNIQLLMQLKVLENKERTQIAKTIVGYILHNNSSRLLHREDFLQLSQFIVEIFPSEIKESYYVPFQKGHLAKGKLYDAYNNMRTKLSAAGIIKRRIHTRTPKEKPVTSTKSDGIDVDDLRILQIQNSQWAKVLEIWKKSHLVRQNELKNTNMSTYDYMEKYKVLCNERSYDLIEIDFKRLYPQSKGVNDWRIYYPKIISKATKVREHSIQKILTIINKTLDEETKYALALMVVPYLLPTARHNSKLEVQESFIIYSENILQADDETRNNHKRRKLETQPLIHFVGDTTNAISLCYVDLAGIRLKFKDPLKAFEVCFQSFMAMNIKYPTECTHVWTFFQKLIFEVDTIWDLTLPSVSTLINELKS; translated from the exons atgccgAGCGACGTTTCCATTGACATCTTTTCAAACGATTTCAGAATAAATCCGGGTATATTCTCCCATGCGGTGGAACAATATATCGGATCTCCCGACTTTTTCTTGGTTTTAAAATTATCTG ctccaaattttttaatagatgtTGCTAGTGAGCCTTTAGTATTAGACGATTGTGAACTTGATGTGGTATCCAATGAAGAAATTTACTTAAGTTCATGCTCACCATCAAGTGGATGTCATCAAAACCAACACCCATTATGTTCGTCGCATAGTGACGCAATTCGTTCTGTGTCTATAGGTGGAGCagagttttcaaattttacagAAAGCAACACATTTTTTGCAGGAGTCGAAAATGTCCCATTGCTGCCGACTGTTCAA gAAATTAAGAAGATTAGGAATATTCAGCTTTTAATGCAATTGAAAGTGTTGGAAAATAAGGAAAGGACTCAAATTGCAAAAACAATTGTAGGTTATATCCTGCATAATAATTCCAGCCGGCT atTACATAGAGAGGATTTTTTACAATTATCCCAATTCATTGTTGAAATATTTCCCTCTGAAATAAAAGAAAGCTATTACGTTCCATTTCAAAAAGGCCACCTAGCAAAGGGCAAATTATACGATGCTTACAACAATATGAGGACAAAGTTAAGTGCTGCCGGCATTATTAAGAGGCGCATTCACACAAGGACTCCCAAAGAAA aaccTGTTACCTCTACTAAAAGTGATGGAATTGATGTCGATGATCTTCGTATTCTCCAAATACAAAATTCACAATGGGCAAAAGTTTTGGAAATATGGAAAAAGTCACATTTAGTACGACAAAACGAATTGAAAAACACGAATATGTCCACATATGATTATATGGAGAAATACAAAGTTCTTTGCAACGAAAGGAGCTATGATTTG ATTGAAATAGACTTCAAAAGATTATATCCGCAGTCAAAGGGAGTTAATGATTGGAGGATTTACTACCCCAAAATAATTTCCAAAGCAACAAAAGTAAGGGAGCACagcattcaaaaaattttaactatcaTAAACAAAACATTAGACGAAG AAACAAAATACGCCCTTGCCCTCATGGTTGTACCTTATCTTTTGCCAACAGCACGACATAACTCCAAATTAGAAGTTCAAGAATCGTTTATCATCTATAGTGAA AATATATTGCAAGCAGATGACGAAACCAGAAATAACCATAAACGTAGGAAATTGGAAACCCAACCGTTAATACACTTCGTTGGAGATACTACAAACGCAATATCCCTCTGCTACGTTGATTTGGCTGGAATAAGATTGAAATTTAAGGACCCTTTGAAAGCATTTGAAGTGTGTTTCCAGAGTTTCATGgctatgaatataaaatatcCTACAGAATGTACCCACGTGtggacatttttccaaaaacttatttttgaagTCGACACAATTTGGGATTTAACATTACCATCCGTGAGTACACTCATTAATGAACTGAAGTCATAA